A region from the Meiothermus sp. Pnk-1 genome encodes:
- a CDS encoding DMT family transporter → MHPSLPRPSSLTVLFVLVAGVLAVSFGSIFVRLATEAAAVQGVGFSLVVSALRLTLASLVLLPAWRALRKAKLRAGAWRYAILAGVFLAVHFATWITSISYTSIAASVTLVNTNPIWVALISWVWLKQPPARLTILGITVAFIGGLIIALGGGSNPGPNPALGNFLAVAGAVAVSFYFLLGREAQQRGFPIGLYAAVAYSAAALVLLPLPFLFGTPYLGYPTQAYAWILLMALIPQLIGHTSFNWAVRWVAPVLVTLAILFEPVGASLLAYFVFGELPGLPVLLGAGVLLVGVVAAVLGSRETR, encoded by the coding sequence ATGCACCCTTCGCTCCCACGGCCCTCGAGCCTCACCGTCCTCTTTGTCCTGGTCGCCGGGGTGTTGGCGGTGTCCTTTGGCTCGATCTTTGTTCGGTTAGCGACCGAGGCCGCCGCGGTACAGGGCGTGGGATTCAGCCTGGTGGTGAGCGCCCTGCGGCTCACCCTGGCCTCGCTGGTCCTGCTCCCCGCCTGGAGAGCGTTGCGCAAGGCCAAGCTAAGGGCCGGAGCCTGGCGCTATGCCATCCTGGCGGGCGTGTTTCTGGCCGTTCACTTCGCCACCTGGATCACCTCCATCTCCTACACCTCCATCGCCGCCAGCGTGACCCTGGTCAACACCAACCCCATCTGGGTCGCCCTGATCTCCTGGGTCTGGCTCAAGCAGCCCCCGGCACGGCTTACGATCTTGGGGATCACGGTGGCCTTCATCGGAGGGCTGATCATCGCCCTGGGGGGAGGCTCCAACCCCGGCCCCAACCCGGCTTTGGGAAACTTCCTGGCCGTGGCGGGAGCGGTAGCGGTCTCGTTTTATTTTCTGCTGGGGCGGGAAGCCCAACAGCGGGGGTTTCCCATCGGTCTTTACGCCGCGGTCGCCTATAGTGCGGCTGCCCTCGTACTGCTGCCGCTCCCTTTTCTATTCGGTACTCCCTACCTGGGCTACCCTACCCAAGCCTATGCGTGGATCCTCCTTATGGCCTTGATTCCCCAGCTTATCGGGCACACCAGCTTCAACTGGGCGGTGCGTTGGGTGGCCCCGGTGCTGGTGACGCTGGCGATCCTTTTTGAGCCGGTGGGGGCGAGCCTGCTGGCCTATTTCGTCTTCGGCGAACTTCCCGGCCTGCCCGTCCTGCTTGGGGCGGGAGTACTGCTGGTGGGGGTCGTGGCGGCGGTGTTAGGGAGCCGGGAAACTCGCTAG